A part of Maridesulfovibrio hydrothermalis AM13 = DSM 14728 genomic DNA contains:
- a CDS encoding LysE family translocator — protein MDGLTLAFIPVAAILTITPGSDTMLVVNNTLTRSTTDGLCTVAGINAGLLIHALASALGLSMILMKSSTAFEMVKMAGALYIIFLGIQSLRKSRKEEKLEMTGSCSHRGVLESIREGFLTNVLNPKVAVFYLALLPQFIAPTDDLLRKSLLLMTIHFSMGILWFSFVTLALGKVRHLISDGKFRKRLEAISGIVFIGLGLKMALSKN, from the coding sequence ATGGACGGCCTTACTCTGGCATTTATCCCTGTGGCAGCAATTCTGACCATCACTCCCGGTTCCGACACCATGCTGGTGGTCAACAATACCCTTACCCGCTCCACCACAGACGGACTCTGCACAGTTGCAGGAATAAATGCAGGACTGCTTATCCATGCACTTGCTTCAGCTCTCGGGCTGTCCATGATTCTGATGAAATCATCCACGGCCTTTGAAATGGTCAAAATGGCCGGCGCGCTTTACATAATATTTCTGGGAATCCAGTCCCTGCGCAAAAGTAGAAAAGAAGAAAAATTAGAAATGACCGGATCATGCTCTCACCGGGGCGTGCTTGAATCAATCCGCGAAGGATTCTTGACCAATGTGCTCAACCCCAAGGTTGCAGTTTTTTATCTGGCCCTGCTGCCTCAATTTATCGCTCCCACAGATGACCTTCTACGCAAGTCACTGTTGCTTATGACCATCCATTTCAGCATGGGCATACTCTGGTTCAGCTTTGTAACCCTTGCTCTTGGCAAAGTGCGCCATTTAATATCAGACGGTAAATTCAGGAAAAGGCTTGAAGCGATATCAGGAATTGTCTTTATTGGACTGGGACTGAAAATGGCTTTATCCAAAAACTAA
- a CDS encoding response regulator gives MRILVVEDSNTSRMYLQEILKDVTGKETHIGCAASGEEALEKFEERRLAGKGYNLIFMDIILPGIDGLQTLEKIRDIEQKNQTPEDLKSKAIITTALDDATKASRAFFQCEAISYITKPITVEKIQAELNKFGLI, from the coding sequence ATGCGAATTCTGGTTGTTGAAGACAGCAATACCAGCAGAATGTACCTTCAGGAAATTCTTAAAGATGTAACAGGAAAAGAAACTCATATAGGATGCGCCGCCAGCGGTGAAGAAGCACTCGAAAAATTTGAAGAACGCAGATTAGCCGGAAAAGGTTACAACCTCATCTTCATGGATATCATTTTACCGGGAATTGACGGTCTGCAAACCCTTGAAAAAATCAGGGATATTGAACAGAAGAATCAAACCCCTGAGGACCTGAAATCAAAGGCGATCATCACGACCGCTCTGGATGATGCTACAAAGGCATCACGCGCTTTTTTTCAGTGTGAAGCCATTTCATATATTACAAAACCAATCACTGTAGAAAAAATTCAAGCTGAACTAAACAAATTCGGCCTCATATAA
- a CDS encoding D-sedoheptulose 7-phosphate isomerase — MSQTALQKVQDHARSGLEVRESFFEQYSQLVVDVSRAMAVRLAQGSKILFCGNGGSAADCQHLAAELVNRFKLERPPLPGIALTTDTSIITAIGNDYSFEMIFEKQVQALGAPGDVLVGISTSGTSPNVISALREAKRKNMVTIGMTGLSAGEMLPVCDHIISIPSKDTAVIQEIHIAVGHLFCELIDHYLFEAVAELEPYLTSE, encoded by the coding sequence ATGTCTCAAACAGCTCTGCAAAAAGTACAAGATCATGCTCGCTCCGGCCTTGAAGTCAGAGAGTCTTTTTTTGAGCAGTATTCACAGTTGGTAGTGGATGTATCAAGAGCAATGGCGGTCCGCCTGGCTCAAGGGTCCAAAATCCTTTTCTGCGGTAATGGCGGCAGCGCAGCAGACTGTCAGCATCTTGCAGCAGAACTGGTGAACAGGTTCAAGCTGGAACGCCCTCCGCTACCCGGCATTGCACTCACCACCGACACATCAATAATTACTGCCATCGGCAATGATTATTCCTTTGAAATGATTTTTGAAAAACAGGTGCAGGCCCTTGGCGCGCCCGGCGATGTACTGGTAGGAATCAGCACCTCCGGAACAAGCCCCAATGTAATCAGCGCACTGCGGGAAGCTAAACGCAAAAACATGGTGACCATCGGCATGACCGGACTCAGCGCCGGCGAGATGCTCCCCGTCTGTGATCACATCATCAGTATTCCAAGCAAGGATACTGCCGTGATTCAGGAAATCCATATCGCAGTCGGACACCTTTTCTGCGAACTGATTGACCATTATCTGTTTGAAGCGGTTGCGGAACTTGAACCATATTTAACTTCAGAGTAA
- a CDS encoding glycoside hydrolase family 3 protein — translation MTRLFFLILFFSIMISGCALHKTGSEPSELDIMIGQMVMVGFRGMEAGAESFVAKDIRDAGVGGVILFSKDCALNSTVRNISDSTQLKKLTTSLQAYSQIPLFIAVDQEGGIISRLTGEMGFPSTPSAAELGNSGDIQAAFRAGRLTGQTLRSVGINMDFAPVVDVNRNAANPVIAALQRSFSDDPAIVARFAEAFIDGLHSEKIISSIKHFPGHGSSVGDSHHGFTDVTETWSELEFYPFAKIISDGKADMVMTAHIYNKKLDRRYPATLSRKVITGILRRKLGFKGIIVTDDMQMGAISSRYGFKEAIHKAVYAGADILLFGNNLTYEPGLGTKAVNALKELVHEGKITERRIKQSYHRIMLGKKKQFN, via the coding sequence GTGACCAGATTATTTTTTCTTATTTTATTTTTCAGCATAATGATAAGCGGTTGTGCATTGCATAAAACCGGTTCAGAGCCAAGTGAACTTGATATAATGATAGGGCAGATGGTCATGGTCGGGTTCAGAGGGATGGAAGCCGGTGCAGAGTCCTTTGTGGCAAAAGATATCCGGGATGCAGGAGTGGGCGGAGTTATTTTATTCAGCAAAGATTGCGCGTTAAACAGTACCGTGCGAAATATTTCAGATTCGACGCAACTTAAAAAGCTGACAACATCCCTGCAGGCTTATTCTCAAATCCCGCTTTTCATTGCGGTGGATCAGGAGGGGGGGATTATCAGCAGACTTACCGGAGAAATGGGTTTTCCATCCACCCCCTCGGCTGCAGAGCTGGGAAACAGCGGGGATATACAAGCCGCATTCAGAGCCGGACGGTTGACCGGACAGACTTTGAGATCTGTAGGTATCAATATGGATTTTGCCCCGGTGGTGGACGTGAATCGTAATGCCGCAAATCCGGTCATTGCAGCTTTGCAGCGCAGCTTTTCTGATGATCCGGCAATTGTTGCCCGCTTTGCAGAGGCGTTTATAGACGGCCTGCATTCAGAGAAAATTATATCCAGCATCAAGCATTTTCCGGGGCACGGCAGTTCGGTCGGGGATAGTCATCATGGATTTACCGATGTGACTGAAACATGGTCAGAGCTGGAATTCTATCCTTTTGCCAAGATCATCAGTGACGGCAAAGCTGATATGGTAATGACTGCGCATATTTATAATAAAAAACTTGACCGCCGGTATCCTGCAACCCTCTCCCGTAAGGTAATTACCGGAATATTACGCCGGAAGCTCGGATTTAAAGGTATAATTGTCACTGACGATATGCAGATGGGCGCGATAAGCAGCCGGTATGGGTTTAAAGAAGCCATCCATAAAGCCGTTTACGCCGGGGCGGATATACTGCTTTTCGGTAACAATCTTACGTATGAACCCGGTCTTGGAACAAAAGCAGTCAACGCACTTAAAGAGCTTGTGCACGAAGGGAAAATTACCGAACGCCGCATAAAACAGTCCTATCATCGGATAATGCTGGGCAAAAAAAAGCAGTTCAATTAA
- a CDS encoding PAS domain-containing sensor histidine kinase, producing MKFRSIHKLNNRIRNYLYFFLTIFIASSLLSFVLFFWSVLNEVDDKAETWASYFQERISFLETVITSRATFDHGLTSILKVTPKGEVLNSRPYPTTLKSIAESKLFAEIKDLLPGEVRLINIVAPDTSEHKNIYLTMRLDHSFAVAEVPSQSLLPVYPRNTELFIIDKNNNCVFHTRDEYNFRDDSISGMHFSAMHVFASAKIFTPEFGGFTIVLAKDISAEFYAGILLVIISATCLAILLKRSSFLTWDLAKNEEDFARIGKLMGRVSSMPDKKLTHLPAIEYTAERIREVNWEEEAANMSFTENIGYVKATAFFAKNILELLDEISAHSKELKRSQKEYMDLVQVARSIILRIDLEGKCTFFNEYAQTFFGFSKEEIVGKNIVGTIIPKTADGQSELECLMKDLVSIPEQFPVHTNQNVRKNGSKVWVFWSNTPVYNIEGEVIEVLAVGTDVTKQKMAEAELERTKNYIKNIIDSMPSIIIGLNSEGKVTHFNSAAEKMAAIPVQDITGAAVSDAFPSISQYTPRICKATETGVPETGIRTQDILKPGTHQDIIIYPLNDGTKSAVIRIDDATERVHIEEMMIQSEKMMSIGGLAAGMAHEINNPLGGILQGIQNIVRRISPGLPANRKAAEKAGCTLESLLNYMEDRKIIKTLNGITESGIRAADIVSGMLEFSRKSDSRKAPGDMRLIMNKATTLATQDYNPNKKYDFKKINIIKEYDENLNLVKCTATEIEQVFLNILRNSAQAMAEWKEMKEKPEISIKIYNLGDMVRCSISDNGPGMNEQIRKRVFEPFYTTKSPGSGTGLGLSVSYFIITQNHMGKFDVQSKPGIGTTFTILMPAFKSSKT from the coding sequence ATGAAATTCAGAAGCATCCATAAGCTCAACAATCGCATAAGAAATTATCTGTACTTTTTCCTGACCATTTTCATCGCAAGTTCACTGCTTTCCTTCGTCCTTTTTTTCTGGTCAGTCTTAAATGAAGTTGATGATAAGGCCGAAACATGGGCCAGTTACTTTCAGGAAAGAATATCCTTTCTCGAAACGGTTATCACATCACGTGCAACCTTTGATCACGGCCTCACGTCCATATTAAAGGTCACACCAAAAGGGGAAGTTCTTAACAGCAGACCCTACCCTACAACGCTGAAATCCATTGCAGAATCTAAGCTCTTCGCTGAAATAAAAGACCTGCTTCCCGGCGAAGTCAGACTGATAAATATTGTAGCGCCGGACACATCCGAGCATAAAAATATATACCTGACCATGAGGCTGGACCACAGCTTTGCTGTTGCAGAAGTTCCATCCCAAAGTCTTCTGCCTGTTTATCCGAGAAACACTGAACTTTTCATCATTGATAAAAACAACAACTGCGTTTTTCACACTAGAGATGAATATAACTTCAGGGACGACAGCATCAGCGGAATGCATTTTTCGGCGATGCACGTATTTGCATCCGCGAAAATTTTCACCCCGGAATTCGGAGGCTTTACCATTGTTTTGGCTAAGGACATCTCAGCTGAATTTTATGCCGGGATATTGCTGGTTATAATTTCCGCCACCTGTCTGGCAATCCTGCTGAAACGATCTTCATTCCTCACCTGGGATCTTGCCAAAAATGAAGAGGACTTTGCGCGCATTGGGAAACTGATGGGCAGGGTTTCATCAATGCCTGACAAAAAACTGACACACCTGCCTGCAATAGAATATACAGCAGAAAGAATACGCGAAGTGAACTGGGAGGAAGAGGCAGCGAACATGTCTTTTACCGAGAACATCGGCTACGTCAAAGCCACTGCTTTTTTTGCCAAGAATATACTTGAACTGCTTGACGAAATTTCAGCCCATTCCAAAGAACTGAAACGCTCACAAAAAGAATACATGGACCTTGTTCAAGTTGCGCGAAGCATTATTTTAAGGATTGACCTTGAGGGGAAATGTACTTTTTTCAATGAATATGCCCAGACATTTTTCGGGTTTTCAAAAGAAGAAATAGTCGGAAAAAACATTGTCGGCACTATCATTCCCAAAACAGCTGACGGACAGTCCGAACTGGAATGTCTGATGAAAGACCTTGTAAGCATCCCTGAACAGTTCCCGGTACATACCAATCAGAATGTGCGTAAAAACGGCAGCAAGGTCTGGGTTTTCTGGTCTAATACACCTGTGTACAATATTGAAGGAGAAGTGATTGAAGTTCTTGCTGTGGGAACTGACGTAACCAAACAGAAAATGGCTGAAGCCGAGCTTGAGCGCACTAAAAATTATATCAAAAACATAATAGATTCCATGCCTTCTATTATTATAGGGCTTAACAGTGAAGGCAAAGTCACCCATTTCAACTCGGCTGCTGAAAAGATGGCAGCAATTCCTGTTCAGGATATCACCGGCGCAGCTGTCAGTGACGCCTTTCCATCTATATCTCAATACACGCCACGCATATGCAAGGCGACTGAGACAGGTGTCCCGGAAACAGGAATCCGCACTCAGGATATTCTCAAGCCGGGCACTCATCAGGATATTATTATTTATCCGTTAAACGACGGTACAAAAAGTGCTGTCATACGAATCGATGATGCAACCGAACGTGTTCACATTGAAGAAATGATGATCCAGAGTGAAAAAATGATGTCCATAGGCGGACTTGCTGCAGGAATGGCCCATGAAATCAACAATCCGCTTGGCGGCATATTGCAGGGAATCCAGAATATTGTACGCCGGATTTCACCGGGCCTTCCCGCAAACCGCAAGGCCGCAGAAAAAGCAGGCTGCACTTTGGAATCTTTGCTCAATTATATGGAAGACCGTAAAATAATCAAAACCTTAAACGGAATCACAGAATCCGGAATAAGAGCCGCCGACATTGTTTCCGGCATGCTTGAATTCAGCCGCAAAAGTGATTCCCGCAAGGCTCCCGGTGACATGCGGCTAATTATGAATAAGGCCACCACACTGGCCACACAGGATTACAATCCAAACAAAAAATATGATTTCAAAAAGATCAATATCATTAAAGAGTATGATGAAAATCTCAATTTAGTTAAATGCACTGCAACCGAAATTGAACAGGTATTTCTAAATATCCTGCGAAACTCAGCTCAGGCTATGGCAGAATGGAAAGAGATGAAGGAAAAACCGGAAATATCCATCAAGATCTACAACCTTGGTGACATGGTCCGCTGCTCCATTTCTGACAATGGACCGGGCATGAACGAGCAGATCCGAAAAAGAGTCTTTGAACCATTCTATACAACAAAATCCCCTGGCTCTGGAACCGGACTGGGACTTTCAGTATCATACTTCATTATCACCCAGAACCATATGGGGAAATTTGATGTGCAGTCCAAGCCGGGCATAGGCACTACTTTCACTATCCTGATGCCAGCCTTTAAAAGCAGCAAGACTTAA
- a CDS encoding flagellin: MSLVINHNMMAMNASRNLAQSYNELGVSTRRLSSGLRVGTAADDAAGLAIRELMRADVKSLNQGIRNANDAISMIQTADGALGVIDEKLIRMKELATQAATGTYNSDQRMIIDSEYQAMASEITRIANATDFNGIHLLNGNMSGENSAHSGSGVTSTGPVKVHFGTGNDSAEDYYYISINTSTASALGVGLAAGNSISTQTLAQQSLDKLQNAIVSKDKIRANLGGLQNRLENTITNLSIQAENVQASESRISDVDVATEMTEFTRNQILTQAAVAMLSQANGMPRMAMQLIGG, from the coding sequence ATGTCGCTCGTAATTAATCACAACATGATGGCAATGAATGCTTCCCGTAACTTGGCACAATCCTACAATGAGCTTGGTGTTTCTACTCGTCGCCTGTCCTCAGGTCTTCGTGTTGGAACAGCAGCAGATGATGCCGCCGGTCTAGCAATTCGAGAGCTTATGCGTGCTGACGTTAAGTCCCTTAATCAGGGTATCCGTAACGCAAATGATGCCATCTCCATGATCCAGACTGCTGATGGAGCACTCGGGGTTATTGATGAAAAGCTGATTCGTATGAAGGAACTTGCAACTCAGGCAGCAACCGGTACTTACAACTCTGACCAGCGAATGATTATTGACTCTGAATATCAGGCCATGGCTTCAGAAATTACCCGTATCGCCAATGCAACAGACTTCAACGGAATTCACCTGCTTAATGGTAATATGTCCGGAGAAAATAGTGCTCACAGCGGTTCCGGAGTTACTTCCACCGGTCCGGTTAAGGTTCACTTCGGAACCGGTAACGATAGTGCGGAAGATTACTATTACATCTCAATTAACACCTCTACTGCTTCTGCGCTCGGTGTAGGACTTGCTGCAGGTAACTCCATTTCCACGCAGACTCTTGCGCAGCAGTCTCTGGATAAGCTGCAGAATGCGATTGTCTCTAAGGATAAGATTCGCGCAAACCTCGGTGGGCTTCAGAACAGACTGGAAAACACCATTACCAACCTCTCAATACAGGCTGAAAACGTTCAGGCATCGGAATCACGTATTTCCGATGTAGACGTTGCGACTGAAATGACTGAGTTCACACGGAACCAGATTCTGACTCAGGCCGCAGTAGCCATGCTTTCCCAGGCCAACGGAATGCCCAGGATGGCAATGCAGCTCATCGGTGGCTAA
- the icd gene encoding NADP-dependent isocitrate dehydrogenase yields the protein MSTKTVYFIEGDGIGPEVWGAARPVIDAALEKAYGGDKKIEWIELLAGEKAYKETGEYLPKATLDTLAKAQLAIKGPLQTPVGKGIRSLNVTLRQVFDLYACIRPIRYFEGIESPVKRPDLVDIVVFRENTEDVYAGIEWSSESPEAKKVIDFLVNEMGAKIDPAAGVGIKPITPAGSKRLVRRALDYALDQKRDLVTLVHKGNIMKFTEGGFRQWGYDLAEEDYAGKVVKEGEDAEGKVVINDRIADAMFQELLMRPEQYSVVATTNLNGDYLSDALAAQVGGLGLAPGVNMGDKLAIYEATHGTAPTIAGKDLANPGSILLSGAMLLENNGMEEASDLIINAVEKSLAAKRVTVDLASQITGAEQVGCKEFGEIILANL from the coding sequence ATGTCTACAAAAACCGTATATTTTATTGAAGGTGATGGAATCGGACCCGAAGTATGGGGCGCAGCCCGCCCTGTTATTGATGCCGCTCTTGAAAAAGCTTACGGCGGAGATAAAAAGATTGAATGGATTGAACTGCTTGCCGGTGAAAAGGCTTATAAGGAAACAGGGGAATACCTGCCCAAGGCTACTCTTGATACCCTTGCAAAAGCTCAGCTCGCCATTAAAGGCCCTTTGCAGACTCCCGTCGGTAAAGGAATCCGTTCGCTCAATGTCACTCTGAGACAGGTTTTTGATCTCTATGCCTGCATTCGCCCCATACGCTATTTTGAAGGCATTGAATCTCCTGTGAAAAGACCTGATCTGGTTGATATTGTTGTATTTCGTGAAAACACCGAAGATGTGTATGCCGGAATCGAGTGGAGTTCTGAATCTCCGGAAGCTAAGAAAGTAATCGATTTTCTGGTAAATGAAATGGGCGCAAAGATCGATCCTGCTGCCGGTGTCGGCATCAAGCCTATTACACCTGCCGGTTCAAAACGTCTTGTGCGCCGCGCCCTTGACTACGCCCTTGATCAGAAACGCGATCTGGTGACTCTGGTCCACAAAGGCAACATCATGAAATTTACTGAGGGCGGTTTCCGTCAATGGGGTTACGATCTGGCAGAAGAAGATTATGCCGGTAAAGTTGTAAAAGAAGGTGAAGATGCTGAGGGTAAGGTGGTTATTAATGACCGCATTGCTGATGCAATGTTTCAGGAACTGCTCATGCGTCCTGAGCAATACAGTGTTGTAGCCACCACCAACCTTAATGGTGACTATCTCTCTGACGCACTCGCTGCGCAGGTTGGGGGACTCGGTCTTGCTCCGGGCGTAAACATGGGTGATAAGCTGGCAATTTACGAGGCCACTCATGGAACAGCACCGACAATTGCAGGCAAAGATCTTGCCAACCCCGGCAGCATCCTGCTTTCCGGTGCTATGCTGCTGGAGAACAACGGCATGGAGGAGGCTTCCGATCTGATTATAAATGCTGTTGAAAAATCTCTTGCCGCCAAGCGTGTAACCGTGGATCTGGCAAGTCAGATAACCGGTGCCGAGCAGGTCGGCTGTAAAGAATTCGGTGAGATTATTCTCGCTAATCTGTAA
- a CDS encoding efflux RND transporter periplasmic adaptor subunit: MQRIIFFLVFLISAMPAFAAEEKQAPQMPPAHVVTAKSFAGQVAPESAYIGSVYFSEVSDVASEVSGKIVKVDVEEGDIVKKGSVLIRLSSDLLATEIRAAKAAYAEVKANYDLARRDSGRITKLFKSGSVHEGEYDSKRYKAIAMESELASSMAKLRRLQIQLSKKVIRAPFDGVVIKRTVYLGEWLARGAEVAKLGMNTSYDVVVNVPQAVAQVVKPGLKVDISVGGKEFKGDVFAVIPRGDIASRTFPVKIRIHGGSGLAQGMEARVSLPSGLASDTVVVPRDAVITLRGTTMVIAVVDGKASPVPVQVIGYKGMNAGVRGKGLVAGMDIVVKGNERLRPGQAVVIDNS; encoded by the coding sequence ATGCAAAGAATAATATTTTTTTTGGTTTTTTTAATTTCAGCAATGCCTGCATTCGCTGCTGAGGAAAAGCAAGCCCCGCAGATGCCGCCCGCTCATGTGGTGACTGCAAAATCTTTTGCCGGACAGGTGGCCCCGGAGTCTGCCTATATAGGCTCTGTTTATTTTTCTGAAGTGTCTGATGTCGCTTCGGAAGTAAGTGGTAAGATTGTGAAAGTAGATGTTGAAGAAGGGGACATTGTTAAGAAAGGTTCCGTTTTGATCCGTCTAAGTTCCGATTTGCTGGCAACAGAAATACGCGCTGCAAAAGCTGCTTATGCTGAGGTTAAGGCTAATTACGACCTTGCCAGACGGGATAGCGGAAGAATTACCAAACTTTTCAAGAGCGGTTCTGTTCACGAAGGGGAATACGACTCAAAACGATACAAAGCTATTGCAATGGAAAGCGAACTTGCTTCTTCCATGGCAAAACTGCGCCGTTTGCAGATTCAGCTTTCTAAAAAAGTTATCCGTGCCCCTTTTGACGGAGTCGTGATCAAAAGAACCGTTTATTTAGGTGAATGGCTTGCCAGAGGGGCCGAAGTTGCAAAGCTGGGGATGAATACCAGTTATGATGTTGTTGTAAACGTTCCGCAGGCGGTGGCTCAGGTGGTCAAACCCGGTCTGAAGGTTGATATCAGTGTCGGCGGGAAAGAGTTCAAAGGTGATGTCTTTGCTGTAATTCCACGTGGGGATATTGCGAGCCGAACTTTTCCTGTCAAGATCAGGATACATGGCGGCAGCGGCCTTGCTCAGGGTATGGAGGCACGGGTTTCCCTGCCGTCCGGCCTTGCAAGCGATACTGTAGTTGTTCCCCGTGATGCTGTGATCACTTTGCGCGGTACAACAATGGTTATAGCTGTCGTAGATGGCAAAGCCAGTCCTGTTCCTGTGCAGGTCATCGGGTATAAGGGCATGAATGCCGGAGTACGCGGCAAGGGACTTGTTGCTGGTATGGACATAGTAGTCAAAGGTAATGAAAGACTCCGGCCCGGTCAGGCTGTCGTTATAGACAACAGTTAG